The DNA sequence AACTATAAATCTTTCAAAAGGTGTCATGCTATTTAACTCTTCTTCTATTCTTATAGCTTCCTCATTTAGCCTTTTTTGTTCCTCTTCTAACTCTTTTTGCTTTGCTTCTTCTTTGGCTTTTAGTTCCTCTTTTTTTTGTTTTAGAATTTGTTTTATATTATATTGTTTATGAGATAGTTCATCGAAATATTTTTTCTCATTTTGCTCAATAGTTGCTAATGAATTTTTATACTCATTTTCACTAATTAGTTCAATATTTACCCAACCAAAAGGTGAATTATCTTCAAAAAGTGTATGTGTGGCAATTGGTTTATCATAAGTATTTAGAATATTATGCCCGTCATCTACCATAAAAGCTTTACCGCTAAATTTTCCAACTCTTGCTACAAAACTACTGTTTGTAGTTTTAAAGTAGCTGTTTTCTCTACTGTTTTGATTGAAATATTTTTTAAATTTTTCTATGATTGTATTAAATTCATAAATTGTTTTTATACTAAATATAAAACTAGAGTCATTATCTACAACCTCTACAATTTGAGGTATATCACTTCTTGCTTCTTTGTTTGGATTTTTGTGTTTTCTGTAACTATATCCTATTTTTACATTTGCATTTAGTGAAATTGTATCTGAAATAATTAACTTTTGTCTTACACTATTTTCAACTCTACCACTTCTATCCGGATATATTTTAAAAACAGTATCTAGCATACCTTTTATGCTACTACCTGGTATAATTGGAGTATGAATATTTACATTTTTAAAGGTTTTTTGTATTTCAAAAAGGTTTTTATTTTTACTGCCATCTTTGTTTCTTATAGTTTTAAATTTTGCCTCTACTTTTTTAGATACTTTTACTTTTGAAAATGCTATCTCTTTTACTTTTGATTTAATCTCATCTTTCTTATAAAAATCTATTATTTGCAAATAATCATCAAGCTTTGATAAAAATGAATTTTTTGTTATTAAATCTAAACTTTGCATAAACAACATCTCATCAAACTCATACAAATAGCCATCATCTATGATGAAATTTGTAGGTTCATAAACTTCACCTGTTCCTACATGTAATGGTGTTAGAGCTGTTAGTTTTAAGTAGTAAGTCTTCACAAAATCTCCTTTATAGGTATAACCATGCTATATCCCTGATGAACAGTATTGTTGTGGGTAGATATACCTTTTATAGCTTTGCCTACAAACTCTAAGTTTGTTTTATCTTTAAAGTTTATAACTGCCTTAGTATCTGCTAAAATAATTGGCTTTTTAAATGGATTTGTGTTTGATAATTCTGCTCCATGTTTTCCAAACCTAGTAAATGGCTCATAATAAACATTTTTTGCATTTATGCCATTTAAAACAGATGGTGATAATGTCATAAATGTTTTTGAAGTAGTGTTTAGTTTTATCTCTTCAAACTCACCTATAGTAAATCTTCCTTTTCCAATAGTAGCTTTTTTGCCATAACCCATTTGAGAAACAGTATTTAAAGAAGTTTCTAACTCATCTAATGAAAAATTATCATCAATTAAAAAGTATATATCTTTTTTAGAGAAATACGCTTCAGTAATAGAGTATGGGTCAAATCCATTGCCCGTTGTGTTGGTTCTGTAATTTATAGCAGTTTTAACACTACTTTGAGTTTGGTCTTTATTATCGACCTGTATATCTGTTTTTGCTTTTTTATAGTTCCCATTTTGTAACTCATCTAAAGTAAGCCAGATTTTCTTACGATTTTGTTTTTTTAAATTGCCATCTTCTTCTAAAAGTAAGCTTGGCATATTTGGTTTTGGTAAGTATCCACTTGCAAAACCATCAGATACAATTAAAAAAGGATTTGTTTCATAGTTATTTAATAGTTTATTTAATCTATCTTCACTAAATTGATACCTTATGGCCCAGCAGATCTGACCAAATAGAGTATCACCTTTTAGAGTTGTAGCAAAATTTGATGTTGGAGTTATGGTAGTTTTATAAAGTATCATAACTAATTCTCTATATGAAATTTTACTCTACCATAACCACGACTTCCACTACCACCAAGATAATCATTTGCTACCAAATCAAGCCCCTGTTTTACCATAGATACGAGCTCATCTCCATTATCATCATCTAGCACTTTTACTCTTATATCAAAATCAAACTTCACCCCTGCAGGCACCCTTTCTGTTTGTCTTGGGTTAGATGCAGTTCCTGTTTGTCTATCTATAACATTTTCATACTTTGCTTCACTAAGTTTTAACTCTTTATCTACTGTTTCTTGAGAGAGTGAACAATCTCCCACACTTATGCGAGTTATACCAAAAGCACACTCCTTGTCTCCAAAAAGTTTAAGTAGATTCTGAGCATAATTTTTTTTGGCATCATCATTAAAGATACTATCATTTAAAAGTTTAGAACTAAATGGATTGCCGTCACCAATTCCTACAACTCCTATATGCCACTCTAAAAGGCTTCTCATCTTACCTTTTAAACTACTTCCTGGAATATATGGTTTATCTGTATTTATATCTTTTATAACACCATTATCAATTCCACCTATTTTCATAGTATCATCTCCTCCACCTATGTGAAGACCGCTAAGTAGTTCGATTTGACCTTTTATATTTACTATTTTCATCTTATTTTCTCCCTTCTAAACTTTTGTGAAATCCTACAACTGCTTCAAAAAATAATTTAAAAACATCTAGTTTATCTTTTGAATTTACCTGTTTTATACAGCTCTCCATCATATCTACAAATGCTTTATTTACTAAGTTTCCACCTGCACTTTTTCTTGTACTTGCATAGGCTACTTTTGAGTTTAACATCTTTACAAATGGTAGTAAATCTGTTTTAAACTC is a window from the Sulfurimonas hydrogeniphila genome containing:
- a CDS encoding RAMP superfamily CRISPR-associated protein, translated to MKTYYLKLTALTPLHVGTGEVYEPTNFIIDDGYLYEFDEMLFMQSLDLITKNSFLSKLDDYLQIIDFYKKDEIKSKVKEIAFSKVKVSKKVEAKFKTIRNKDGSKNKNLFEIQKTFKNVNIHTPIIPGSSIKGMLDTVFKIYPDRSGRVENSVRQKLIISDTISLNANVKIGYSYRKHKNPNKEARSDIPQIVEVVDNDSSFIFSIKTIYEFNTIIEKFKKYFNQNSRENSYFKTTNSSFVARVGKFSGKAFMVDDGHNILNTYDKPIATHTLFEDNSPFGWVNIELISENEYKNSLATIEQNEKKYFDELSHKQYNIKQILKQKKEELKAKEEAKQKELEEEQKRLNEEAIRIEEELNSMTPFERFIVELKENYPDKNASESVVVFQAIENEQIDEFKQEALKFVKSKMIEEKVWDKPKKKSAYKRTLKIMEMLSL
- the csm4 gene encoding type III-A CRISPR-associated RAMP protein Csm4, whose protein sequence is MILYKTTITPTSNFATTLKGDTLFGQICWAIRYQFSEDRLNKLLNNYETNPFLIVSDGFASGYLPKPNMPSLLLEEDGNLKKQNRKKIWLTLDELQNGNYKKAKTDIQVDNKDQTQSSVKTAINYRTNTTGNGFDPYSITEAYFSKKDIYFLIDDNFSLDELETSLNTVSQMGYGKKATIGKGRFTIGEFEEIKLNTTSKTFMTLSPSVLNGINAKNVYYEPFTRFGKHGAELSNTNPFKKPIILADTKAVINFKDKTNLEFVGKAIKGISTHNNTVHQGYSMVIPIKEIL
- the csm3 gene encoding type III-A CRISPR-associated RAMP protein Csm3, whose protein sequence is MKIVNIKGQIELLSGLHIGGGDDTMKIGGIDNGVIKDINTDKPYIPGSSLKGKMRSLLEWHIGVVGIGDGNPFSSKLLNDSIFNDDAKKNYAQNLLKLFGDKECAFGITRISVGDCSLSQETVDKELKLSEAKYENVIDRQTGTASNPRQTERVPAGVKFDFDIRVKVLDDDNGDELVSMVKQGLDLVANDYLGGSGSRGYGRVKFHIEN
- the csm2 gene encoding type III-A CRISPR-associated protein Csm2; the protein is MSNIILDYKKDVELFNETAKKWANDIGTGRGGVQNTQIRKFYDQVLDLKQKSKDLSEDEFKTDLLPFVKMLNSKVAYASTRKSAGGNLVNKAFVDMMESCIKQVNSKDKLDVFKLFFEAVVGFHKSLEGRK